One genomic window of Mucilaginibacter sp. SJ includes the following:
- a CDS encoding SRPBCC domain-containing protein, which yields MTNNEAVFTKDLQNKKLNVVRTFDAPLNLVWQAWTESEILDQWWAPHPYRTETKTQDFREGGYWLYQMVGPEHTEHPTWCKEEYKTIVVPQKIANAVSFCDENAVTNTNFPVMNWEKNFTGEGEHTTVNIDIYFDKVEDMQTIVGMGFQEGFTAGLSNLDHYLSTAFRIRKDLKPGNAARVTTYLNFPGNTEEALTFYKEVFKGEFTGKKLTRFSDIELPTEVRMNEADKKLIIHGELTIMGGHVLMATDAPESMGFKLQTGNNMHINVEPESREETERLFNELSAGGVVTMPLSDMFFGAYFAELTDKFGINWMLNYQKV from the coding sequence ATGACAAACAACGAAGCCGTATTTACCAAAGACCTTCAAAACAAAAAGTTAAATGTGGTACGAACCTTTGACGCGCCACTCAATTTAGTATGGCAGGCATGGACCGAAAGTGAGATCCTTGACCAATGGTGGGCACCTCATCCCTATCGTACCGAAACCAAAACGCAGGATTTTAGGGAAGGCGGCTACTGGCTGTACCAGATGGTTGGCCCGGAGCATACTGAACATCCAACATGGTGTAAGGAAGAGTATAAAACCATTGTAGTTCCGCAAAAAATTGCCAATGCTGTTTCCTTTTGTGATGAAAATGCTGTAACCAATACCAATTTCCCTGTTATGAACTGGGAGAAGAACTTTACCGGCGAGGGTGAGCATACTACCGTTAACATCGATATCTATTTTGATAAAGTGGAAGATATGCAAACCATTGTTGGTATGGGCTTCCAGGAAGGCTTTACTGCCGGCTTAAGCAACCTTGATCATTACCTGAGCACAGCTTTCAGGATCAGGAAAGATCTGAAACCAGGCAACGCGGCAAGGGTTACCACTTATTTAAACTTCCCCGGAAACACTGAAGAGGCTTTAACCTTTTACAAAGAGGTTTTTAAGGGTGAGTTTACCGGCAAAAAACTTACGCGGTTCAGCGATATAGAGTTGCCTACTGAGGTCAGGATGAACGAAGCTGATAAAAAATTGATCATCCACGGCGAACTTACCATTATGGGAGGCCACGTACTGATGGCTACCGACGCGCCGGAGAGTATGGGCTTTAAACTGCAGACCGGCAATAATATGCACATCAACGTTGAACCCGAAAGCCGTGAAGAAACCGAGCGCTTGTTTAATGAACTTTCGGCCGGAGGTGTAGTCACTATGCCCTTGAGCGATATGTTCTTTGGCGCCTACTTCGCAGAGCTTACGGATAAGTTTGGGATTAACTGGATGTTGAATTATCAGAAGGTCTGA
- a CDS encoding sigma factor-like helix-turn-helix DNA-binding protein gives MKPQLQTPAPLSQSRAAAIRNLYDNYAATLLGYIFEVVQNQLIAEQYLIAVFNNVPNEIEELSKTGVNVFCRLQIMARQKMVDFFETPDNDTGKKAGQNMPWLNNKPIALMTPLQQQVFCGIYYQCKTTSHTAKELNKTEEEIRKILKECFTIIRNGRYDEKIH, from the coding sequence TTGAAGCCGCAGCTACAAACGCCTGCCCCCCTGAGCCAGAGCAGGGCGGCGGCTATACGAAACCTGTATGACAACTATGCTGCAACGCTTTTGGGCTATATTTTTGAGGTGGTGCAAAACCAGTTGATAGCTGAACAGTATCTTATTGCTGTTTTTAACAATGTACCTAACGAAATAGAAGAGCTTTCAAAAACGGGTGTAAACGTGTTTTGTCGCCTGCAAATAATGGCACGCCAAAAAATGGTTGATTTTTTTGAAACACCTGATAATGATACCGGCAAAAAAGCAGGGCAAAATATGCCATGGTTAAATAATAAACCTATTGCCCTGATGACGCCATTACAGCAACAGGTTTTTTGCGGTATTTATTATCAATGCAAAACAACATCGCATACTGCAAAAGAACTGAACAAAACAGAAGAAGAAATAAGGAAAATATTAAAAGAATGCTTTACCATTATCAGGAACGGGAGGTACGATGAAAAAATACATTGA
- a CDS encoding DUF1572 family protein, with protein sequence MENDYLTSVKKQFAYYKSLGEKTFEQLTDEQLYWQYNPESNSVAMIVNHMAGNMISRWTDIFTTDGEKPTRNREAEFTPSTPARQTITETWEQGWQCLFDTLDKLTAEDLDKIIYIRNQGHTVMEAINRQLAHYPYHVGQIVFLGKMLCNENWHSLSIPRGQSENYNADKFAKEKRKAHFTDEE encoded by the coding sequence ATGGAAAACGACTATCTAACCAGCGTAAAAAAGCAGTTTGCTTATTACAAATCCCTCGGCGAAAAAACGTTTGAACAACTTACCGACGAACAATTATATTGGCAATACAATCCCGAATCAAATAGCGTTGCCATGATTGTGAACCACATGGCAGGCAATATGATTTCCCGATGGACTGATATTTTTACTACTGACGGCGAAAAACCCACCCGTAACCGCGAAGCTGAATTTACTCCTTCTACCCCTGCCCGCCAAACAATTACCGAAACCTGGGAACAGGGATGGCAATGCCTTTTTGATACGCTTGATAAACTAACCGCTGAAGATCTCGATAAGATCATCTATATCCGCAACCAGGGCCATACGGTTATGGAAGCCATTAACCGACAGTTGGCCCATTACCCCTATCATGTTGGCCAGATCGTTTTTTTAGGTAAGATGCTTTGCAATGAAAACTGGCATTCATTATCTATCCCAAGGGGCCAATCTGAAAATTACAATGCAGATAAGTTTGCCAAAGAAAAACGGAAAGCTCATTTTACGGATGAAGAATAA
- a CDS encoding MlaD family protein — protein sequence MDPAEKRKSIIVGIFLALGLILFILGVFTLGGQQKAFVKNINLSSVFTDVAGLKKGNAVWFSGVKVGTISNIKFIGPSKVEVYMNVDQATQQYIRRNAMAKIGSDGLIGNKIIVIEGGSAQAPVIENGDILQSEKMLSTDDMLKTLQDNNQNLLAITNDFKLLSHNILQGKGTVGALLADSTMAIQLRGAMRNLQATTQSAALMAVQLDQFSRKMNTKGGLADKMLTDTATFAQIKQAVGQLQQTAANASTLTSNLTRASNKLNTTDNALGVLLNDPKAAVQTQSAINNLQAASIKLNDDLEAVQHNFFLRGFFKKKEKAKADSLKGK from the coding sequence ATGGATCCAGCAGAAAAAAGAAAATCGATCATAGTAGGCATATTCCTGGCACTTGGGCTCATATTGTTTATATTGGGTGTATTTACCCTGGGCGGCCAGCAAAAGGCTTTTGTTAAAAATATAAATCTAAGCTCGGTATTTACCGATGTTGCCGGCTTAAAGAAAGGCAACGCGGTTTGGTTTTCGGGCGTTAAGGTTGGCACCATCAGCAATATCAAGTTCATTGGCCCGTCAAAGGTGGAGGTATATATGAATGTAGACCAGGCCACCCAGCAATACATCCGCCGCAATGCGATGGCCAAGATAGGATCGGACGGTTTGATAGGTAATAAAATTATTGTGATAGAAGGCGGCAGCGCGCAGGCACCGGTAATTGAAAATGGCGACATACTGCAATCCGAAAAAATGCTCTCGACCGATGACATGCTTAAAACCCTGCAGGATAATAACCAAAACCTGTTGGCCATTACCAATGATTTTAAATTATTAAGTCATAACATATTGCAGGGCAAAGGCACAGTTGGCGCCCTGCTGGCCGATAGCACTATGGCTATCCAACTGCGAGGCGCCATGCGCAACCTGCAAGCCACCACTCAAAGCGCGGCTTTAATGGCGGTACAGCTTGACCAGTTTAGCCGTAAAATGAACACCAAAGGCGGCCTTGCCGATAAAATGCTTACCGATACAGCTACCTTTGCCCAAATCAAACAGGCGGTAGGCCAACTGCAGCAAACTGCAGCCAATGCTTCTACGCTTACCAGCAACCTTACCAGGGCAAGTAACAAGCTTAACACTACCGATAATGCCCTGGGCGTACTATTGAACGATCCTAAAGCGGCAGTGCAAACACAATCGGCGATTAACAACCTCCAGGCAGCATCTATTAAATTAAATGATGATCTGGAAGCCGTTCAACATAACTTTTTTCTGAGAGGTTTTTTCAAGAAGAAAGAAAAAGCAAAAGCTGATAGTTTGAAGGGGAAATAG
- a CDS encoding ArsR/SmtB family transcription factor: protein MRRDVFQAIADPTRRAIISLLALQAMTPNAIAEHFQSSRQAVSKHIQILSECQLVNQKQTGREIYYHFNAQKMKEVDVWMDQFRALWETRFSQLDNVLQNLKNKQS, encoded by the coding sequence ATGAGAAGAGATGTATTTCAGGCCATTGCCGATCCTACCCGACGGGCCATTATTAGTTTGCTTGCTTTGCAGGCTATGACACCCAATGCCATTGCCGAACATTTTCAAAGCAGCAGGCAGGCTGTATCCAAGCATATTCAAATCCTGAGCGAATGTCAACTGGTTAATCAAAAACAAACAGGCCGCGAAATTTATTATCATTTTAACGCTCAAAAAATGAAAGAAGTGGATGTTTGGATGGATCAGTTCCGCGCCCTGTGGGAAACCCGTTTTAGCCAGTTAGATAACGTATTACAAAACCTAAAAAACAAACAGTCATGA
- a CDS encoding SRPBCC family protein, whose translation MTDSSSYETEINKTVNIIAPVSKVWDAMTNPALIKLWMSDSAIDVISDWQVGSPIIFRGDLHWISFENKGTIRQFDPEKVFQYNYWSSLSNLPDIPENYTEVRFVLTPVEDKTMVILTLNNFPDEIIYKHVNFYWNVTLGILKKLCEQL comes from the coding sequence ATGACAGACAGTTCATCATATGAAACAGAAATAAATAAAACGGTTAATATTATTGCCCCTGTTTCAAAGGTGTGGGATGCCATGACAAATCCGGCATTAATTAAACTATGGATGTCTGATTCAGCAATTGATGTGATATCCGACTGGCAGGTTGGAAGTCCAATAATTTTCCGGGGGGATCTGCACTGGATAAGTTTTGAAAACAAGGGCACTATCCGGCAATTCGACCCCGAAAAGGTTTTTCAATATAATTATTGGAGTTCGCTTTCAAACCTGCCCGATATACCTGAAAATTACACAGAAGTCCGTTTTGTATTAACCCCTGTTGAAGATAAGACAATGGTTATATTAACCTTAAATAATTTTCCGGACGAAATAATTTACAAGCATGTTAATTTTTACTGGAATGTAACACTTGGCATATTAAAAAAATTGTGTGAACAATTATAA